The Tursiops truncatus isolate mTurTru1 chromosome 20, mTurTru1.mat.Y, whole genome shotgun sequence DNA window CAGTGCCCGATCTCAGCTTGATGACGGCTGTCAAGGCCATAAGACCCGCGGGGACAGCTAGTGCCCACAGTCCCCACCTCCTGGAGACAGGGGTGAAGGTACAAAGGAGGAGGTGGGAATGGTCTTTCTGGCTCTAGACACCAGGACTTCTGGGAAGGGGAGCTGAACAggagtggagggtgggggaaggcaaCTCTGGGGTGCTAATCCCAGCTTCCTGTCTGGATTTTCTTCGACGGCTGCTCAGGGCCTATCTTAGGATGGTCACAGCTGCCGAAATAGATCTCTCCCTTCACCTGTTCTTAAGCAAAGAAGACCTCGATAACTTCCTGTTGAAAGAACGCAAGCGTTGGTAATTTTTCCGGGACGAAGGGCACTGATGTTAAACTCCCCAGACTTTgccacctctttggagcagtggCTCCCCTTGACCAGGAACCGGGGAGCAAACAGGGGCCAGCCTTTTCCGTGAACCTGGTTGGTGTTTCCTTCCTTGGTGGCCTCCAGAAACCACTCTTGGCCCGCAGGACAGCCCTCTGATTCAGAGCGACAGGGAGCAAATCCTTTGCCCTCCTCACTCACCTGCCCCTTGCCCCCAAGCCTGCTCCAACAGAATTCTCTACTCCTAACTCATCACCCTAGTCAGTTGGGCACTGGGCCCCAAAAACCAAGTGTCCGAGTTGGGGCGGGCCTCCCCAGCCACTCACGCATTCACTCAACAAACTCGGCCCCCCAGGCTCCGTGCCGGGGATGCCCAAGGGTGCGAGGTACAGCGAGGGATGAGCCGCGATGCCCAGGCAGCCACGGCGCGGGGGTTTGGATGTGGACATCTGGGAGAGAGttgggcctccgggggtgggggtgagggtccTCGGGACCCGTCGTCCCtagaggtggagagagaagagCAGGAGGCGGCGACAAAGGGCGAACGCCCCAGGCACCGGAACGCTGGCGGGACCTGCGCATGCGTAGGAGGAGACTTTGGCGTCGCCCAGCGTCGTCAAGGTAACCCTGATCCGCAGCAGCTGGCCATGGCCTCGGGGACTGGAGGGAGCTGGGGTCATCCCCCAGCACAGACTGCAGCCTCGACGGTGAAGGCTGAGTCGGGGACCAGAGCCTGCCCTTACCTGGAAGGCcttgggggcggggtggaggggtgggctgACTTGGGGAGCTGTCCCTGGAGGGTCTGAACCCtggaggagtgggggtgggtgagGAGAGCGACCCCAGCCAGAGAGGAAGAGACTTGACAGGGAGGCCATGGGGCCGCGGAGGGGAGAAGCTCCTGCGAGGTTAGGGAAGCGACTCAAAGGCGTGGGGAGCGAGGAGGGGgtccccatcccttccccacctagTCTGACtgagtctccccctccccccagccctgggtgACCATTCCGCAGCCCCTCCTGTGGGCCATTCCACCTCCGTCCCCACGGCCGGGCCGCGTGAAGGAAGGTGAGACTCCGGGATCTCCCCACTTTGTACCCCACTCTGCCCGGCACATTCTCTGGGCGTCCTTGCtgcaccccctccttcccccgccctccccccgaAGCTGGAGTTGGGGAAAAGGCCCTGGGGTCGGGGCAAGAGCAGGGGGGGTTCTGGCGCGGGCCTGCTGAACTCCCGTCCCCTAGACCTGCTGGAACTGATGATGCTGCAGAACGCGCAGATGCACCAGCTGCTTCTGAGTGGCCAGGTGGCAGCGGTGCTCAACCCGGGGCTTGCCTGGTCCCGCCCGCAGGTGCGTGGGcgggaggtgggggagtgggggtgggctACCAGGGCTGCCCACCTGCAGGGCCAGAGGTGGGCATCCATTTAGGGTTCCCCCCACCTTGAGAAAAAGGAGCAGGCAGCAGGGGAGCCAGGAGCCAGCCCTCATCTACCTGGCTAGGTCTGTTCGgcatctgttatgtgccaggccccCGTGTCAGCCTCCATGGAGTGGAGGTAGCGGGTCCCCAAATCCAGACCACTCGGGTCTTGTTTTCAAGATTTCCCTGCAGTGAATCCCCCATTGGACTGCAGACCCAGGAGGGGAGGCACCATCGTACCCTGGGCCTGCAGCGTGCCTGATACTTATTAGGGGTTCAGTTGCTGTTTgttgaacaagtgaatgaataaatgaatgactatgAATACAGGGCAACTTTGGCTGTGATGGCCACAAAGTGTGAGGGCCACCTGGTTGGGGCACGAGGAGCGTCTCCTTGGAGGAGCAAGCGGCCTTAGAACCAGCCCTTGAAAGCCAGGCAGGATTCTGATGTttggaggaggtgaggggtgTGTCCACCATCTAGGTGGGCAGGGGCAGAATCAGGAGACAGAATGGAGGAAACCCTGTGtatatgtggggggggggggtggaggggggaggggatgggtgCATGGGAGGGGAGGAGCTCTAAGGCTGAGCCTTATTCAGCCAGCAGTGGGCAGCCTGAGAGGTCTGGAGGGGTGACAGCCGGGTGGTGAGAGGATGCCTGTCAGCTTGGAGGGAGCGGACAGAGATTCATGGAGGGGCCGGTCAGAGGAGTCGAGGCAGAGGGAGACCCTGAGGAGCTGCTGCCACCCCTTCACCCCCAGGCCCTCAGGGGGCCCTTGGGAGGAGCGCCCTACCTCAACAAGTGGGGCACAAGTGGGTCCAGGGACTGGGgcttgagacaggctgggacccgggaccctttgctgcagtgctgcagtgcttgcacctggacaaacgtctcttCGAGCCGCAGACTACAAAGGAAATGAGACTAAAAATAATGGCACGCATGCGCAGGTGGggcaattatgaacaataagatacaaaaaggccaccaatcagctgccacttctgaggtgcaAAAGTAGGGTACTGAGCATGATTCCTGCACACAGCGCCACCAAGAGGGTGGGCGGACCACCTAAGCCTCCCCTCCAGCCCAACCCGCCAATcagtccctcccctctccccgttTAAGGAACCAGCCCACTCTCCTTGGGGAGTGAGCGGGGGCACCTCTCTCTTGTTCTCACTCCCTTGTGCAGCGTGAGTCCCAGTGAATTCCCAGCCTGAATTCCTTGGCTGgcttcttatcaatttctattgattaaagagtccaagaacccTGTCCATAACCCCGTATCCTGAGGCCAGGGGCAGCTTGCTGGACTCCTGGCCCCAGCTCTGGAGTCATACCTGGATTCCTCCAGTCCCTGCTTGGCCttattagctgggtgaccttagaaaagttacttaacctccaagcctcagtttttcccATCCACA harbors:
- the PRR29 gene encoding proline-rich protein 29 gives rise to the protein MASGTGGSWGHPPAQTAASTPWVTIPQPLLWAIPPPSPRPGRVKEGETPGSPHFVPHSARHILWASLLHPLLPPPSPRSWNLLELMMLQNAQMHQLLLSGQVAAVLNPGLAWSRPQVYLEGQQEAAYEEEEETEAQEEGPLVFHHHYLPCLMPALGPLLSWPAPLLSPPLPQPCLQHLARVQHYPSTSGKRGT